A single region of the Pontibacter kalidii genome encodes:
- the trpA gene encoding tryptophan synthase subunit alpha, whose amino-acid sequence MKNRIKSLFAQKPKGLLSVYFTAGFPKLNDTETIILELEKNGVDLIEIGMPFSDPLADGPTIQASSTVSLKNGMTIPKLFEQLQEIRQKTQIPLVLMGYLNPVMQYGVERFCQKAAEVGVDGIILPDLPLHQYVEEYKELFERYNLSKVFLVTPQTPEARIREIDSHSNGFIYMVSSASTTGKTVGLAEQSQAYFQRVAGMQLQNPGVIGFGIHDKETFAAACNHASGAIIGSAFVKALQREGSLSENIKTFIQSIKN is encoded by the coding sequence ATGAAAAATAGAATCAAAAGCCTGTTTGCACAGAAGCCTAAGGGTTTGCTGTCGGTATACTTTACGGCTGGCTTCCCGAAGCTGAACGACACAGAAACGATCATACTGGAGCTGGAGAAGAACGGTGTGGACCTGATTGAGATCGGCATGCCTTTCTCCGATCCGCTTGCCGATGGCCCTACGATTCAGGCCAGCAGCACCGTGTCGCTAAAGAACGGCATGACCATTCCGAAGCTGTTTGAGCAGCTGCAGGAAATCCGCCAGAAAACCCAGATTCCGCTGGTGCTGATGGGTTACCTGAACCCGGTGATGCAGTATGGCGTGGAGCGCTTTTGCCAGAAAGCCGCTGAGGTAGGTGTGGACGGCATTATTCTGCCTGATCTACCCCTGCACCAGTATGTGGAGGAGTACAAGGAGCTGTTCGAGCGGTATAACCTGAGCAAAGTGTTCCTGGTTACGCCGCAAACACCGGAAGCCCGCATCCGGGAGATAGACAGCCACAGCAACGGCTTTATTTACATGGTGTCGTCGGCCTCTACCACGGGCAAAACAGTGGGTTTGGCCGAGCAGAGCCAGGCCTATTTCCAGCGGGTGGCTGGTATGCAGCTGCAAAACCCGGGCGTCATCGGCTTCGGCATTCACGACAAAGAAACTTTTGCCGCTGCCTGCAACCACGCCAGCGGGGCCATTATCGGCAGTGCTTTCGTGAAGGCGCTGCAGCGGGAGGGAAGCCTTTCGGAAAACATCAAAACATTCATCCAAAGCATCAAAAACTAA
- a CDS encoding phosphoribosylanthranilate isomerase, translated as MKIKVCGMRDPENIRQVAALRPDYMGFIFYEASKRFAEGHITPELLAELPASIKKTGVFVNAPFESIKATVEKYKLDAVQLHGKESPRGCALVKGLGVEVIKVFSVDDRFVFENTLLYESSADYFLFDTKGQEYGGNGIPFDWELLKGYLSPKPYFLSGGLNLENVKHLDKVRPQPYAIDVNSGFEEKPALKKVEELDKLFELIRKV; from the coding sequence ATGAAAATAAAAGTATGCGGCATGCGCGATCCGGAGAACATCCGGCAGGTGGCGGCGCTCCGGCCCGACTACATGGGCTTTATCTTCTACGAAGCCTCCAAACGCTTTGCAGAGGGCCACATCACTCCGGAGCTTCTGGCCGAGCTCCCAGCAAGTATAAAAAAGACTGGCGTGTTCGTGAATGCTCCTTTCGAAAGTATAAAAGCCACCGTGGAGAAGTATAAACTCGATGCGGTGCAGCTGCACGGGAAGGAGTCGCCGAGAGGATGTGCCTTGGTGAAGGGCTTGGGCGTGGAGGTGATCAAGGTTTTTTCAGTGGATGATCGCTTCGTCTTCGAAAACACGCTGCTCTACGAATCCTCCGCCGACTACTTTTTATTCGACACCAAAGGCCAGGAGTACGGCGGCAACGGCATTCCCTTCGATTGGGAGCTGCTTAAGGGTTATTTATCCCCTAAACCATACTTCCTGAGCGGAGGCCTGAACCTGGAGAATGTAAAGCATCTGGATAAAGTACGGCCTCAGCCTTATGCGATTGATGTAAACAGCGGTTTTGAAGAGAAGCCGGCACTGAAGAAGGTGGAGGAATTGGACAAGCTTTTTGAGTTGATAAGGAAAGTATAG
- a CDS encoding alpha/beta fold hydrolase produces the protein MNSPKWLDRILYPFAHHSLDLPTGKMHFVDEGAGDPIVFVHGTPTWSFVWRQQLKSLSRNYRCIAPDHLGFGLSEKPTNFAYTPEAHADNLEQLIDSLQLKNITLVVHDYGGPIGLRYALRHPENVKNLVILNTWMWSLEGEARIMKVSRFMAGGIGRFLYLQLGFSAKVLLPQGYHENNHLTKDIKQHYQKPLSTAASRKGTWQFAKALHDSGPYFAELWQQRDKLRSINKLILWGEKDKLLPLHLLTKWEQEFPEAKVVKYKAGHFVQEERGSEVADAIRSFVEAR, from the coding sequence ATGAATTCCCCTAAATGGCTCGACCGTATCCTCTATCCTTTTGCGCACCATTCGTTGGATCTGCCGACAGGTAAAATGCATTTCGTGGACGAAGGCGCTGGCGATCCGATTGTGTTTGTGCATGGCACGCCCACTTGGTCTTTTGTGTGGCGGCAGCAACTAAAATCCCTCAGCCGAAACTACCGCTGCATCGCCCCCGATCATCTCGGCTTTGGCTTATCTGAGAAGCCAACTAACTTTGCGTATACACCAGAGGCACATGCCGATAACCTGGAGCAGCTCATTGATTCCTTACAACTAAAGAACATCACGCTGGTGGTGCATGATTATGGAGGGCCGATAGGCCTACGCTATGCGCTGCGGCACCCGGAGAACGTGAAGAACCTGGTAATCCTGAATACCTGGATGTGGAGCCTAGAGGGCGAAGCCAGAATCATGAAGGTCAGCCGGTTTATGGCCGGTGGCATCGGTCGTTTTTTATACTTGCAGCTAGGTTTTTCGGCCAAGGTGCTCCTGCCACAAGGCTACCACGAAAACAATCACCTGACCAAAGACATCAAGCAACACTACCAGAAGCCCCTCTCCACAGCTGCCAGCAGAAAAGGGACCTGGCAGTTTGCAAAAGCCCTGCACGACTCCGGCCCCTACTTTGCAGAGCTGTGGCAGCAACGCGATAAACTACGAAGTATAAATAAGCTTATACTTTGGGGGGAGAAGGACAAACTGCTGCCGCTGCACTTACTGACTAAATGGGAGCAGGAGTTTCCAGAAGCAAAAGTGGTAAAGTATAAAGCCGGCCATTTTGTGCAGGAAGAGCGCGGCAGCGAAGTGGCAGATGCTATCCGTAGTTTTGTGGAAGCCCGCTAA
- the trpC gene encoding indole-3-glycerol phosphate synthase TrpC, translating into MNILDQIIATKYKEVAERKELYPVKLLEKSLYFETPCISLERYLLRPDKSGIIAEIKRKSPSKGDINPYVSVERTSISYMQAGASALSVLTDGPYFGGKNEDLLTARKFNYCPILRKDFTVDEYQIVEAKSIGADAILLIAAALEPARLKELAAFARSFGLEVLLEVHNLEELQQTLCEEVTVVGVNNRNLKDFVTDVNTSLELANHIPGGITKVSESGISKPETLVTLRKAGYNGFLIGETFMQNSRPGQSAAAFIKEYKQLLAQQEVSA; encoded by the coding sequence ATGAACATACTCGATCAGATCATCGCCACCAAGTATAAGGAAGTAGCCGAACGCAAAGAGCTTTACCCCGTTAAGCTGCTGGAGAAGAGTTTATACTTCGAAACGCCCTGCATTTCGCTGGAGCGTTACCTGCTGCGTCCCGACAAGAGCGGTATCATTGCCGAGATCAAGCGTAAATCTCCTTCCAAGGGCGACATCAACCCTTATGTTTCGGTAGAGCGCACCTCGATCAGCTACATGCAGGCAGGTGCCTCGGCGCTGTCGGTGCTGACGGACGGGCCATACTTTGGCGGTAAGAACGAAGACCTGCTGACGGCCCGCAAGTTTAATTACTGCCCGATCCTGCGCAAGGATTTTACGGTGGATGAATACCAGATCGTGGAAGCAAAGTCAATCGGAGCGGATGCCATACTTTTGATTGCCGCAGCACTGGAGCCAGCCCGCCTGAAGGAACTGGCGGCATTTGCCCGCTCCTTTGGCCTGGAGGTGCTGCTGGAGGTACATAACCTGGAAGAGCTGCAGCAAACGCTTTGCGAGGAAGTAACCGTGGTGGGCGTGAACAACCGCAACCTGAAGGACTTTGTGACCGACGTAAACACTTCGCTGGAGCTGGCCAACCATATTCCGGGCGGCATCACCAAAGTTTCGGAGAGCGGCATCAGCAAACCCGAGACATTGGTGACGCTTCGTAAGGCAGGTTATAACGGTTTCCTGATCGGGGAGACGTTTATGCAGAACAGCCGCCCAGGCCAATCTGCTGCCGCTTTCATCAAAGAATATAAACAGCTGCTGGCGCAACAGGAGGTATCGGCATGA
- the hisIE gene encoding bifunctional phosphoribosyl-AMP cyclohydrolase/phosphoribosyl-ATP diphosphatase HisIE yields the protein MLDFEKAGGLIPAVIQDNQTGQVLMLGYMNQEALEKTRQQGLVTFFSRSKNRLWTKGETSGHTLQVVSIAQDCDADSLLIKVTPTGPTCHTGSTSCFGEEETANRARAIQFIAQLEQVIQERKANPVEGSYTNFLFEKGVNKIAQKVGEEAVETVIDAVAGKQDTMKGEAADLLYHLLVLLAATGLELKDVVSVLQERHQKK from the coding sequence ATGTTAGATTTCGAGAAAGCAGGTGGCTTGATACCCGCCGTGATACAGGACAACCAAACCGGCCAGGTGCTGATGCTGGGCTACATGAACCAGGAAGCACTGGAGAAAACCAGGCAGCAGGGGCTGGTTACTTTCTTCTCCCGTTCCAAAAACCGCCTCTGGACCAAAGGCGAAACATCCGGCCATACCTTGCAGGTGGTGAGCATTGCCCAGGATTGCGATGCCGATTCGCTGCTCATCAAAGTAACACCAACTGGCCCTACCTGCCACACCGGCAGCACCAGTTGCTTTGGCGAGGAAGAAACAGCTAACAGAGCCAGGGCCATTCAGTTTATCGCGCAGCTGGAACAGGTGATTCAGGAACGCAAGGCTAATCCGGTGGAAGGTTCTTACACTAATTTCCTTTTTGAGAAAGGCGTAAACAAAATTGCCCAGAAAGTAGGGGAAGAAGCCGTAGAAACAGTGATTGACGCCGTGGCCGGCAAGCAGGACACCATGAAAGGCGAAGCGGCTGATCTGCTGTACCACTTGCTGGTGCTGCTAGCTGCCACCGGGCTAGAGCTAAAGGATGTGGTGTCAGTGCTACAAGAGCGCCATCAGAAAAAGTAA
- the trpB gene encoding tryptophan synthase subunit beta, which produces MSYHVNEKGFYGKFGGAYVPEMLYPNVEELRQNYLRILQEPSFQEELQALLKDYVGRPSPLYLAPRLSEKYNTKVYLKREDLNHTGAHKINNTIGQVLLAKRLGKKRIIAETGAGQHGVATATVCALMGLECIVYMGEVDIERQAPNVARMKMLGAQVVAATSGSKTLKDATNEAIRDWINNPENTYYIIGSVVGPHPYPDMVARFQAVISEEIRAQLLEKEGTELPSYVVACVGGGSNAAGAFYHYLDEPQVQLVAVEAAGKGILSGESAATSVLGKDGIIHGSRTLLMQTEDGQITEPYSISAGLDYPGVGPLHAHLFESGRARFESATDEDALQAVLELTRLEGIIPALESAHALAVLERLQAKPEDIVVINLSGRGDKDLSTYLKHFHFDEK; this is translated from the coding sequence ATGAGCTATCACGTTAACGAAAAAGGATTTTACGGCAAGTTCGGTGGGGCCTACGTCCCGGAGATGCTGTACCCCAATGTGGAGGAGCTGCGGCAGAACTACCTGCGCATCCTGCAGGAACCGAGCTTTCAGGAGGAGCTGCAGGCGCTGCTAAAGGACTATGTGGGCCGCCCTTCGCCTTTATACTTGGCACCGCGCCTTTCCGAAAAGTATAACACCAAAGTATACCTTAAGCGCGAGGACCTGAACCACACCGGTGCGCACAAGATCAACAACACCATTGGGCAGGTTTTGCTGGCCAAACGATTGGGCAAAAAACGCATCATTGCGGAAACAGGTGCCGGGCAGCATGGCGTGGCCACAGCCACAGTGTGCGCCTTAATGGGCCTGGAGTGCATCGTGTACATGGGCGAAGTGGACATTGAGCGGCAGGCGCCGAACGTGGCCCGCATGAAGATGCTGGGCGCACAGGTAGTGGCGGCGACCAGCGGCAGTAAAACGTTAAAAGACGCTACCAACGAGGCTATCCGTGACTGGATTAACAACCCAGAGAACACTTATTACATCATCGGTTCTGTGGTAGGGCCGCATCCGTACCCCGACATGGTGGCCCGTTTCCAGGCGGTGATTTCGGAGGAGATAAGGGCACAGTTGCTGGAGAAAGAAGGAACTGAGCTGCCAAGTTATGTGGTGGCTTGCGTGGGCGGCGGCAGCAATGCGGCGGGCGCTTTTTACCATTACCTGGATGAGCCGCAAGTACAGCTGGTAGCCGTGGAGGCTGCCGGCAAAGGTATTCTTTCCGGAGAGTCGGCGGCTACATCTGTTCTTGGTAAAGACGGGATCATCCACGGCAGTCGCACGTTGCTGATGCAGACGGAGGACGGGCAGATTACCGAACCATACTCCATTTCTGCTGGCTTGGACTATCCGGGAGTAGGTCCTTTGCACGCGCATTTGTTTGAGAGCGGCCGTGCCCGCTTCGAGAGCGCCACCGACGAGGATGCCCTGCAGGCGGTATTGGAGCTGACCAGGCTGGAAGGCATTATTCCGGCGCTGGAAAGTGCACACGCGCTGGCGGTGCTGGAGCGCCTGCAGGCCAAGCCGGAGGATATTGTGGTGATCAACCTTTCCGGTCGTGGCGACAAAGACTTATCAACCTACCTAAAGCATTTTCACTTCGATGAAAAATAG
- the hisA gene encoding 1-(5-phosphoribosyl)-5-[(5-phosphoribosylamino)methylideneamino]imidazole-4-carboxamide isomerase, with protein MMEIIPAIDIIGGQCVRLTEGDFAQQTTYDSNPLEVAKRFEANGIKRLHLVDLDGARAKKPVNLAVLESIAASTNLTIDFGGGLQSDEAVRQAFDAGAAQITAGSIAVREPETVKSWLLKYGAEKIIIGADFKGTNIAISAWTEESKYPLQDFISGYVQTGAKLFICTDVSKDGKLQGPSLNTYRHLKLTLPEAGIIASGGVTTVEDLEQLQEIGVKGAIIGKAIYEGTIQLKDLVRFLC; from the coding sequence ATGATGGAGATCATCCCAGCGATAGACATAATCGGCGGCCAATGCGTGCGCCTGACCGAAGGCGATTTCGCGCAGCAGACCACCTACGACAGCAACCCGCTGGAGGTAGCCAAACGATTCGAAGCCAACGGCATCAAGCGCCTGCACCTGGTAGACCTAGACGGTGCGCGAGCCAAGAAACCGGTTAACCTGGCGGTGCTGGAAAGTATAGCGGCCAGTACGAACCTTACAATAGACTTTGGCGGCGGCTTGCAGTCGGATGAGGCGGTGAGGCAGGCGTTCGACGCCGGCGCTGCTCAAATCACAGCCGGAAGCATTGCCGTGCGCGAACCGGAGACCGTGAAAAGCTGGCTTTTGAAATATGGCGCCGAGAAGATCATCATTGGGGCAGATTTTAAAGGTACCAACATTGCCATCTCCGCCTGGACCGAAGAGAGCAAATACCCGCTGCAGGACTTTATTTCCGGCTACGTACAGACAGGTGCGAAGCTATTTATCTGTACTGACGTGAGCAAAGACGGCAAATTGCAGGGCCCATCGCTCAATACATACCGCCACCTGAAGCTCACCTTACCGGAAGCCGGTATCATTGCAAGCGGCGGCGTTACTACTGTAGAGGACCTGGAGCAACTGCAGGAGATAGGCGTGAAAGGAGCCATCATCGGGAAAGCCATATACGAAGGTACCATTCAGTTAAAAGATTTAGTGCGATTCTTATGTTAA
- a CDS encoding S9 family peptidase, protein MKKILILAGVFAVSFAQAQQRMTPELLWKLGRVSAETVTPDGKAVIYGVTHINMEENSGERNLYAIPVSGGQPTQLTSTKGGESVVHIDKASGTIVYLHKGQLWQLNGGKGEPKQLTSVEGGLSNVRFSPDGKHLLFSREVEVKEVHSTDIYPELQKSNAYVYDDLNYRHWDTWEDGKFQHVFFAPYQDGKVGTPVDIMKGEPYDTPQMPFGGKEDMIWSPDSKSILYVSKKKYGKDYAVSTNTDIYRYDVSTGKTTNLTEGNLGYDTHPTYSADGSKLAWLAMDEEGNEADQNELIILDTKTGKKYNLTKDWDETINSFEWSHDGSKIWLVAPTKGTIQVFEVPLPKNLDKFAAKSIKQVTKGQFDVNGIVGQAGSNLIVSRTDMNHAPELYRLEPKSGKLTQLTKVNDEIYSKLSLSKVEPRITKASDGKDLFSWVVYPPDFDPNKKYPTLLYCQGGPQSALTQFYSYRWNLQLMAAQGYIVVAPNRRGMPGHGEEWNRQISGDWGGQPIRDYLAAIDDVAKEPYVDKERLGAVGASYGGYSVFMLAGLHEGRFKTFIAHDGLFDMRSWYGTTEEMFFANNELKGPYWDTKSPQSYKEFNPSEYANKWDTPILIVQGGQDFRVGIEQGLQAFQLAQLKGIKSRLLYLPEENHWVLQPQNAIVWQREFFNWLDETLNKEVN, encoded by the coding sequence ATGAAAAAGATACTAATACTGGCTGGTGTGTTTGCCGTGAGCTTTGCGCAGGCACAACAGCGCATGACACCCGAACTACTCTGGAAACTGGGCCGGGTTTCTGCCGAAACGGTAACACCAGACGGCAAGGCGGTGATATATGGTGTTACGCACATCAACATGGAGGAAAATAGTGGTGAACGCAACCTCTACGCTATTCCAGTTTCCGGCGGACAACCCACGCAGCTGACTTCTACCAAAGGCGGCGAAAGCGTGGTGCATATCGATAAGGCCAGCGGTACTATCGTTTACCTGCACAAGGGCCAGTTGTGGCAGCTAAACGGCGGAAAAGGCGAGCCAAAGCAGCTGACAAGTGTGGAAGGCGGCCTGAGCAACGTGCGTTTCTCCCCCGACGGAAAACACCTACTCTTCTCCCGCGAAGTAGAAGTAAAGGAGGTACACAGCACCGATATTTACCCGGAGCTGCAAAAATCTAATGCGTACGTGTACGATGACCTGAACTACCGCCACTGGGATACCTGGGAAGACGGTAAGTTTCAGCATGTTTTCTTCGCGCCTTACCAGGACGGCAAAGTTGGCACTCCCGTAGACATCATGAAAGGAGAGCCTTATGACACGCCACAGATGCCTTTTGGCGGCAAGGAAGACATGATCTGGAGCCCGGACAGCAAATCCATACTTTACGTGAGCAAGAAGAAGTATGGCAAAGACTACGCCGTGAGCACCAACACCGATATCTACCGCTACGATGTCTCCACCGGCAAAACAACGAATCTTACAGAAGGCAACCTTGGTTACGACACCCACCCCACCTACAGTGCCGACGGCTCTAAACTGGCCTGGTTGGCGATGGACGAAGAGGGAAACGAAGCCGACCAGAACGAGCTGATCATACTTGATACCAAGACCGGTAAGAAGTATAACCTGACCAAGGATTGGGACGAGACGATCAACTCTTTTGAGTGGAGCCACGACGGCAGCAAAATCTGGCTCGTAGCGCCTACTAAGGGCACGATCCAGGTGTTCGAGGTTCCACTCCCGAAAAACCTCGACAAGTTTGCCGCTAAAAGTATAAAGCAGGTTACCAAAGGACAGTTCGACGTGAACGGCATCGTGGGGCAGGCTGGTAGTAACCTGATCGTGTCGCGCACCGACATGAACCACGCGCCGGAGCTGTACCGCCTGGAGCCAAAATCCGGCAAGCTGACGCAACTCACCAAGGTGAATGACGAAATTTACAGCAAGCTTTCACTGAGCAAAGTAGAGCCACGCATCACCAAAGCCAGCGACGGCAAGGACCTGTTCTCGTGGGTGGTGTATCCGCCGGATTTCGACCCGAACAAAAAGTACCCTACCCTGTTGTACTGCCAGGGCGGTCCGCAGTCGGCGCTAACGCAGTTTTACTCTTACCGCTGGAACCTTCAGTTGATGGCTGCACAGGGTTATATCGTGGTGGCGCCGAACCGCCGCGGCATGCCGGGCCATGGTGAGGAATGGAACCGCCAGATCAGCGGCGACTGGGGAGGCCAACCCATCCGCGACTACCTGGCCGCCATTGACGATGTGGCCAAAGAGCCTTATGTAGACAAGGAAAGACTGGGTGCAGTAGGTGCCAGCTACGGCGGTTACTCTGTCTTCATGCTGGCTGGTCTGCACGAGGGCCGCTTCAAAACTTTTATCGCCCACGACGGCCTGTTTGACATGCGTAGCTGGTATGGCACTACGGAAGAGATGTTCTTTGCCAACAACGAGCTGAAAGGCCCTTACTGGGATACCAAGTCGCCGCAGAGCTATAAGGAGTTCAACCCAAGCGAGTACGCTAACAAATGGGATACCCCGATCCTGATCGTGCAGGGCGGCCAGGACTTCCGGGTAGGTATTGAGCAAGGGCTGCAGGCGTTTCAGTTGGCGCAGCTCAAAGGCATCAAGAGCCGCCTGTTATACTTGCCGGAAGAAAACCACTGGGTACTCCAGCCGCAAAACGCGATTGTGTGGCAGCGCGAGTTCTTCAACTGGTTAGACGAGACGCTGAACAAAGAAGTAAACTAA
- the hisH gene encoding imidazole glycerol phosphate synthase subunit HisH produces the protein MNLVIVDYKAGNVQSVQFALERLGVQATLSADAETIKAADKVIFPGVGQAASAMAQLKARNLDKLLPTLEQPFFGVCLGMQLLCQHSEEGNTELLNIIPLPVKHFDTDLKVPHMGWNQLEQLESPLFGGLQEKEYVYYVHSYYVPVSTYTIAQTSYPEPFSAALQYKNFYAAQFHPEKSGPAGSQILKNFLAL, from the coding sequence ATGAACCTGGTTATAGTTGATTACAAGGCCGGAAACGTGCAGTCGGTGCAGTTTGCACTGGAGCGGCTGGGCGTGCAGGCCACGCTGAGCGCTGATGCCGAAACCATCAAGGCTGCGGATAAAGTGATTTTCCCGGGGGTAGGGCAGGCGGCTTCGGCTATGGCGCAGCTTAAGGCTCGTAACCTCGATAAGCTTTTGCCAACATTGGAGCAGCCGTTCTTTGGCGTTTGCCTGGGCATGCAGCTGCTCTGCCAGCACTCCGAAGAAGGCAATACCGAGCTGCTCAACATCATTCCGCTGCCGGTAAAGCATTTCGATACCGACCTGAAAGTGCCGCACATGGGCTGGAACCAGCTGGAACAACTTGAGTCGCCGCTGTTTGGGGGGCTGCAGGAGAAAGAGTACGTGTATTATGTGCACAGCTATTACGTGCCGGTAAGTACCTATACTATCGCACAGACCTCTTATCCGGAGCCTTTTTCGGCTGCTTTACAGTATAAAAACTTCTACGCCGCGCAGTTTCACCCCGAGAAAAGCGGGCCTGCCGGTTCACAGATACTTAAAAACTTCCTTGCCCTATGA
- the hisF gene encoding imidazole glycerol phosphate synthase subunit HisF, with translation MLTKRIIPCLDIKNGRCVKGVQFENIRDAGDPVELAKWYAGQGADELVFLDITATNEGRKTFAELVRDIARHIDIPFTVGGGISAVADVEVLLQNGADKVSVNSSAIKSPQLVEELAKHFGSQCVTVAIDTKYTEVTGWKVYTRAGTIETEHKTVDWAKRVVELGAGEILLTSMNNDGTKAGFALGITREVAKAVSVPVIASGGAGSMEHFADAFLKADADAALAASLFHFRELGIPDLKQYLKEQGVAVRI, from the coding sequence ATGTTAACCAAGCGAATTATACCTTGCCTCGATATCAAGAACGGCCGCTGCGTGAAAGGGGTGCAGTTCGAAAACATCCGCGACGCCGGTGACCCTGTGGAGCTGGCGAAGTGGTATGCCGGGCAGGGAGCCGACGAGCTCGTGTTCCTGGACATCACCGCTACCAACGAAGGTCGTAAAACCTTTGCCGAGCTGGTGCGCGACATTGCCCGGCACATCGACATTCCCTTTACCGTGGGTGGTGGCATTAGCGCTGTGGCCGATGTGGAGGTGTTGCTGCAGAACGGGGCCGATAAAGTATCTGTAAACTCCTCTGCCATTAAAAGCCCTCAGTTGGTAGAAGAGCTGGCCAAGCACTTTGGCAGCCAGTGCGTTACCGTGGCCATCGATACCAAGTATACTGAAGTCACCGGCTGGAAAGTGTACACCCGCGCCGGCACTATAGAAACTGAACACAAAACAGTGGATTGGGCAAAGCGGGTGGTGGAGTTGGGTGCCGGTGAGATCCTGCTGACAAGTATGAACAACGACGGCACCAAGGCAGGCTTCGCGCTGGGTATTACCAGAGAAGTCGCCAAAGCCGTTTCTGTGCCCGTGATTGCCTCCGGTGGGGCCGGAAGTATGGAGCATTTTGCTGACGCTTTCCTGAAAGCCGATGCGGATGCTGCCCTGGCTGCCAGTTTGTTCCACTTTCGCGAGCTGGGCATTCCGGACCTGAAGCAGTACCTGAAAGAGCAGGGCGTAGCGGTACGAATTTAA
- the aroF gene encoding 3-deoxy-7-phosphoheptulonate synthase — protein MIIQLQQGIPAELKENILKQVQEIGYKANEVRTQQAHYLVAIGKKEFDIRQIGQLPGVADIHRVSEEYKLISRRWRVNPSVIDLGDGVTVGEGNFSIMAGPCSIESEEQIERVVAHLVENNVKIMRGGVFKPRSSPYAFRGLGIDGLKMFHRICRENGIKIITEVMQVSQIEEMADYVDVFQVGARNSQNFNLLDALGEAQKPVLLKRGISGTLEELLQAAEYIFSNGNEKIMLCERGIRGYEKAYRNILDLNAVPVLKEKTHLPVIVDPSHGIGLRDYVASMALASVMAGADGVIYETHYTPEKAFSDGQQTLNFQESERLIKRMRQAYELRESF, from the coding sequence ATGATCATACAACTGCAGCAAGGGATACCAGCAGAGCTAAAAGAGAACATTCTGAAGCAGGTGCAGGAAATCGGCTATAAAGCCAACGAAGTGAGAACCCAGCAGGCGCACTACCTGGTAGCCATTGGCAAGAAGGAATTCGATATTCGCCAGATTGGGCAATTGCCGGGTGTGGCCGATATTCACCGGGTATCGGAAGAGTATAAACTCATTTCCCGCAGGTGGCGCGTAAATCCTTCTGTCATCGATTTGGGCGACGGCGTGACGGTAGGCGAAGGTAACTTCAGCATCATGGCGGGTCCTTGTTCAATCGAGAGCGAGGAGCAGATTGAGCGTGTGGTGGCGCACCTGGTGGAGAATAACGTGAAGATCATGCGTGGTGGCGTGTTTAAGCCGCGCAGCTCGCCTTATGCGTTCCGTGGTTTGGGGATAGACGGGCTGAAGATGTTTCACCGTATCTGTCGCGAGAACGGCATCAAGATCATTACCGAAGTGATGCAGGTGTCGCAGATAGAGGAGATGGCTGATTATGTGGATGTGTTCCAGGTGGGCGCGCGCAACAGCCAGAACTTCAACCTGCTCGATGCGCTGGGCGAGGCACAGAAGCCGGTACTGCTAAAACGTGGTATCTCCGGCACGCTGGAAGAACTGCTGCAGGCAGCCGAGTATATCTTCTCCAACGGAAACGAAAAGATCATGCTCTGCGAGCGCGGCATCCGTGGTTACGAAAAAGCCTACCGCAACATACTGGACCTGAACGCAGTGCCGGTGCTGAAGGAGAAAACGCACTTGCCGGTCATCGTGGACCCGTCGCACGGCATTGGCCTGCGCGACTATGTGGCCAGTATGGCCTTGGCCTCCGTTATGGCTGGGGCCGACGGTGTGATCTACGAGACGCACTACACGCCGGAAAAAGCTTTCTCGGACGGACAGCAGACACTGAACTTCCAGGAGTCGGAGCGGTTGATAAAGCGGATGCGGCAGGCGTATGAACTGCGGGAGAGTTTCTAG